In Osmia bicornis bicornis chromosome 1, iOsmBic2.1, whole genome shotgun sequence, the following proteins share a genomic window:
- the LOC123987928 gene encoding uncharacterized protein LOC123987928: protein MFVNRDITSDQPNIPLDQSRIPMPPNGTLADPAFADCRKIDLLIGAGLFWRLLCIGQHQAERELVWQKTQLGWVLGGKLTWPQGHQEAVSNCCVVTNSQLHNQLEQFWKIEEVSDIQNVGSDACEHYFQTITTRHTDGRYIVRIPFKENITQLGYSRDQAERRLRSLERKLGKQPDLRAQYIEFMSEYESLGHMSKMSEIVDNSHTGFYLPHHAVFKAQSTTTKLRVVFDGSAKSSSGLSLNDCQLIGSPVQNDLLSILLRFRKHRYVISADIAKMYRQILVHPEDRKFQRLLWRSDPQQPVGLFELNTVTYGTASAPFLATRVLKQIGLDCEGVHQGVSRIIINDFYVDDPLTGASSIAEAKEIKQVLTTILEQAGFPLRKWASNCIEFYQKMTPPIQASR from the coding sequence ATGTTTGTAAATCGAGACATCACATCCGATCAGCCGAACATTCCGTTAGACCAATCGCGAATTCCTATGCCACCTAATGGCACACTGGCAGATCCAGCCTTTGCAGATTGTCGGAAAATAGATTTACTCATAGGCGCGGGTCTATTTTGGAGATTATTGTGCATAGGTCAACATCAAGCAGAAAGGGAGTTGGTGTGGCAAAAGACCCAACTCGGGTGGGTGCTCGGAGGTAAATTAACCTGGCCACAAGGTCATCAGGAAGCAGTCAGTAATTGTTGCGTGGTGACTAATTCACAATTACACAATCAATTAGAGCAGTTCTGGAAGATAGAAGAAGTCAGCGACATTCAGAATGTAGGCTCAGACGCGTGCGAGCATTATTTTCAGACTATAACGACGCGTCACACGGATGGTCGATATATAGTTAGAATTCCGTTTAAGGAGAATATCACACAGCTAGGGTATTCGAGGGATCAGGCTGAGCGTAGACTGCGGTCATTAGAAAGGAAGCTTGGGAAACAGCCTGATTTGCGGGCACAGTACATAGAGTTTATGTCGGAATATGAAAGCTTAGGGCATATGTCCAAAATGTCAGAAATCGTAGATAATTCCCATACAGGTTTTTATCTTCCGCACCATGCCGTATTCAAGGCGCAAAGTACGACCACAAAACTTCGCGTTGTCTTCGACGGATCAGCAAAGTCATCATCGGGGTTATCATTAAATGACTGTCAATTAATAGGATCTCCCGTGCAGAACGATCTATTGTCGATCCTGCTTAGGTTTCGTAAGCATAGGTATGTGATTTCAGCGGACATCGCAAAAATGTACCGCCAAATTCTGGTACACCCAGAAGATAGGAAATTTCAGCGACTTCTATGGCGCTCAGACCCACAACAACCGGTTGGGCTTTTTGAACTCAACACGGTTACCTACGGTACCGCATCAGCCCCGTTTCTAGCCACACGGGTGTTGAAACAAATAGGGCTTGATTGTGAAGGAGTTCATCAAGGTGTTAGTCGGATCAtcataaatgatttttatgtCGACGACCCTCTGACGGGAGCCTCCTCCATTGCAGAGGCCAAAGAGATTAAGCAGGTTCTTACCACTATTCTGGAACAGGCAGGGTTTCCCCTGCGTAAATGGGCATCGAATTGCATCGAATTTTATCAGAAAATGACGCCCCCGATTCAAGCAAGCAGATAA
- the LOC114881899 gene encoding uncharacterized protein LOC114881899 — MIMQELWQLGLGWDESISQDPHGRWTQFRSMIRELEGLKIPRCVLHTAHFESVEIHGFSDASEKAYGACVYIRQVAESGTWMTHLLCSKSRVAPLKVVTLPRLELCGAVLLAQLMSKMKESFQFSFDNEYYWSDSTITIAWIRGLATRWKTFVANRVAEIQRLTSTQWRHVGSHDNPADLISRGSTPSALLNNNLWWFGPEWLAGDKAQWPSAIEEKIDLPEERTPKTAMTISRNRDFDIFNRFSSYTRLVRVIAHCLKFINKGRKELDSCNEGSNLSLAELQRSEERLLHIAQREIFSDELTALKTKGTVSGSSSLASLQPFFGR; from the coding sequence ATGATTATGCAGGAACTGTGGCAATTAGGCTTAGGTTGGGATGAATCCATATCGCAAGATCCGCATGGAAGATGGACTCAGTTTCGAAGTATGATTAGGGAATTGGAAGGATTAAAGATTCCCCGGTGCGTTTTACACACTGCTCACTTTGAATCGGTCGAGATACATGGGTTCTCTGACGCGTCCGAAAAGGCATACGGCGCTTGTGTATACATTCGGCAGGTAGCGGAGTCAGGTACTTGGATGACACACTTATTGTGTTCTAAATCGAGGGTGGCTCCATTGAAGGTAGTTACCTTACCACGACTGGAACTATGCGGGGCAGTGCTGCTAGCACAATTGATGAGTAAGATGAAGGAATCGTTTCAATTCTCATTTGACAATGAATATTATTGGTCGGACTCTACAATTACAATCGCATGGATACGCGGATTAGCAACGCGTTGGAAAACATTCGTCGCGAATAGGGTCGCAGAAATTCAGAGATTAACAAGTACTCAATGGAGGCATGTGGGTTCACATGACAATCCCGCTGACCTCATATCACGTGGGTCCACACCTTCGGCtctattaaataataatttgtggTGGTTCGGTCCGGAATGGCTCGCAGGAGACAAAGCACAGTGGCCATCGGCGATAGAGGAGAAAATAGACTTACCAGAAGAGAGGACGCCAAAAACAGCGATGACGATATCGAGAAATAGGGACTTTGACATATTTAATAGATTTTCAAGCTACACTCGATTAGTGCGTGTCATAGCACACTGTCTAAAATTCATTAACAAGGGTCGAAAAGAGTTAGACAGTTGTAACGAAGGTTCAAATCTTTCATTGGCCGAGTTACAACGTTCAGAAGAACGGCTATTACATATCGCACAACGAGAAATATTTTCGGATGAACTGACGGCATTAAAAACAAAGGGCACGGTTAGCGGGTCCAGTTCTTTGGCATCACTGCAACCATTTTTTGGACGATAA
- the LOC123987932 gene encoding uncharacterized protein LOC123987932, whose protein sequence is MDKLLDSNNKLKIIVSNQSALIKQVLDDSHIQSIHPIQVKLSELQDNVQNEEIIMCINSLVIHTEFVLFELHVNLDELINTIILGKQGIINPQVVKPQQFLETFDKIIKTHFLYNHIQPTLENFQTLLDISNLKLWINNGKIVYTIITPILDDTEWKITKIYPIPSKREKIFVAPVTPNFNQYRTTLGQINNQIDQFKSNTESKT, encoded by the exons aTGGACAAACTACTTGACtcgaataacaaattaaaaatcatcgttTCTAATCAATCAGCCCTTATTAAACAAGTATTAGACGATTCTCATATTCAATCTATCCATCCAATTCAAGTAAAACTTAGCGAACTCCAAGACAATGTacaaaacgaagaaataatCATGTGTATAAA CTCTTTAGTTATACACACAGAATTTGTTCTTTTCGAACTACATGTAAATCTCGATGAACTAATCAACACGATTATACTAGGTAAACAAGGAATAATCAATCCACAGGTTGTAAAGCCACAACAATTTTTGGAAACATttgataaaatcattaaaaccCACTTTCTTTATAATCATATTCAACCAActctcgaaaattttcaaaccctACTTGATATTAGTAACTTGAAACTTTGGATCAACaatggaaaaattgtatatacaataataactCCTATTTTGGATGATACAGAGTGGAAAATCACTAAAATTTATCCAATTCCCTcaaagagagagaaaatttTTGTGGCTCCA GTTACTCCAAATTTCAACCAATACCGAACAACTTTAGGACAGATCAACAACCAAATAGATCAATTCAAATCGAACACCGAATCAAAAACCTAA